Proteins from a genomic interval of Polyodon spathula isolate WHYD16114869_AA chromosome 1, ASM1765450v1, whole genome shotgun sequence:
- the LOC121323798 gene encoding sodium-dependent phosphate transport protein 2B-like, whose translation MRLERIRLLQQDCKECRGLSHSSSKGYYLTMAPRPELGATSSELGLDSNDPPFTPDVVGVPSKEPIILPAYSTIALVDEEPKIDPWALPELQNTGTKWSELDTKGKLLRVVFSFGKFILLLGFLYMFVCSLDVLSSAFQLVGGKAAGDIFKDNSVLSNPVAGLVIGVLVTVLVQSSSTSSSIVVSMVSSGLLGVRSAIPVIMGANIGTSVTNTIVALMQAGERNEFRRAFAGATVHDFFNFLSVLVLLPLEVASGYLYYVSQLLVDSFKLESGENAPDMLKVITDPLTKIIIQLDKSVINGIAIGDPAARNKSLIKIWCKTETIVTENNVTVPGVANCTSAIACWTDGNFTWTLKNVSEKMYLDKCNHIFANASLPDLVVGLILLALSLVVLCSCLVLIVKLLNAMLKGQVARVIKKILNTDFPFPFSWVTGYIAILVGAGMTFIVQSSSVFTSAITPLVGIGVISIERAYPLTLGSNIGTTTTAILAAMASPGETLANSLQIAICHFFFNISGILLWYPIPFTRIPIRLAKALGDRTASYRWFAILYLLLCFFILPLTLFGLSVAGWQVLVGVGVPFVVLILAVIIINIMQSKRPQYLPRVLKNWDFLPLWMHSMKPWDRKVTSVTSFCRGHCCCCCNCCRKNIDKEKEKTSIEVYDNLALENEVNVTKKTTHL comes from the exons ATGAGACTTGAAAGGATCAGGTTGCTCCAGCAAGACTGCAAGGAGTGCAGAGGACTATCTCATTCATCATCCAAGGGATATTATCTG ACAATGGCTCCTCGACCAGAGCTAGGTGCTACCTCATCAGAACTTGGGCTGGACTCCAACGACCCCCCTTTTACACCTG ATGTTGTTGGAGTACCATCAAAGGAACCCATAATTCTACCTGCTTATTCCACCATAGCCTTGGTAGATGAAGAACCAAAAATAGATCCTTGGGCACTACCTGAACTGCAGAATACTGGAACCAAGTGGTCAG AGCTGGACACTAAGGGGAAATTGCTGCGAGTCGTGTTTTCATTTGGAAAGTTCATTTTATTGCTTGGATTCCTCTACATGTTTGTCTGCTCATTGGATGTCCTCAGCTCTGCCTTCCAGCTTGTAGGAG GTAAAGCAGCTGGTGATATCTTCAAGGACAATTCTGTCTTGTCTAACCCTGTGGCTGGACTGGTGATTGGAGTCCTGGTAACAGTTCTGGTTCAGAGTTCAAGCACATCTTCCTCTATTGTGGTTAGCATGGTCTCTTCTGGAT TGTTAGGTGTCCGGTCTGCCATACCTGTTATAATGGGTGCTAATATTGGAACCTCTGTCACCAACACAATAGTGGCGTTGATGCAAGCTGGAGAAAGAAATGAATTCCGGAG AGCATTTGCTGGAGCCACAGTACATGATTTCTTTAACTTTCTGTCTGTGCTTGTGCTGTTACCCCTTGAGGTAGCATCTGGGTACCTATACTATGTCTCACAATTGTTAGTGGACTCTTTTAAGCTTGAGAGTGGGGAAAATGCGCCAGATATGCTGAAAGTCATCACAGATCCCCTCACAAAGATCATTATCCAG CTTGATAAATCTGTTATCAATGGAATTGCCATTGGTGATCCAGCAGCAAGGAACAAAAGTCTGATTAAGATCTGGTGTAAAACTGAAACTATTGTG ACTGAAAATAATGTAACAGTGCCTGGTGTAGCCAACTGTACTTCTGCTATCGCCTGCTGGACAGATGGAAATTTTACATggactttaaaaaatgtgtctgaAAAAATGTATCTAGACAAAT GTAATCACATATTTGCAAATGCATCTTTGCCTGATCTAGTCGTTGGACTTATCCTTCTTGCATTGTCCTTAGTGGTGCTCTGCAGCTGCTTGGTTCTTATTGTCAAGCTTCTTAATGCCATGCTAAAGGGACAAGTGGCtagagttattaaaaaaatacttaacacag ATTTCCCATTCCCCTTTTCATGGGTGACTGGATACATTGCCATTTTGGTTGGGGCAGGAATGACATTTATCGTTCAGAGCAGTTCTGTGTTCACCTCTGCCATAACCCCTCTTGTTG GTATTGGTGTTATAAGCATTGAAAGAGCTTACCCTCTTACCCTGGGTTCAAATATTGGCACAACCACAACAGCTATATTGGCTGCAATGGCAAGTCCAGGGGAAACACTTGCCAATTCATTGCAG ATCGCCATTTGCCACTTCTTTTTCAACATCTCAGGGATTCTCCTGTGGTACCCAATCCCCTTCACACGTATACCTATACGCCTCGCCAAGGCTCTCGGAGATCGGACTGCCAGTTATAGGTGGTTTGCTATCCTGTACCTGTTGCTGTGTTTCTTCATCTTGCCTCTAACTTTATTTGGACTCTCCGTAGCAGGCTGGCAGGTTCTGGTTGGAGTTGGTGTCCCATTTGTGGTGCTCATACTGGCTGTCATTATCATTAACATTATGCAGTCCAAAAGACCACAATACCTGCCTAGGGTACTGAAAAACTGGGACTTTCTTCCGTTGTGGATGCACTCCATGAAACCGTGGGACAGAAAGGTGACTTCAGTAACGTCTTTCTGTAGAGgccactgctgctgttgttgcaaCTGTTGCAGAAAGAATATTGATAAGGAAAAGGAAAAGACCTCGATAGAGGTATATGATAATCTGGCACTTGAAAATGAAGTCAATGtcacaaagaaaacaacacatttgtaG